The Planctomycetota bacterium genome window below encodes:
- a CDS encoding sulfatase yields MFARSPRQSFALECFSFGLRLATLAVAVAAMLPGALAWAAPADRPPNIVIVFTDDQGYGDVGCFGATGFKTPNLDQLAAGGCKFTNFHVAQAVCSASRTALLTGCYPNRLGIHGALGPRNTHGIADSEVTLAQLLKQRGYATGIAGKWHLGHHPQFLPTRHGFDEYYGLPYSNDMWPEHPSNKKQPPLPMIENEKIVNANVTHDDQRQLTRQYTERAVSFIERHRAEPFFFYLAHSMPHVPLHTSDKFTGRSAQGAYGDVIEEVDWSVGQVMQTLDRLGLKENTWVIFTTDNGPWLSYGNHAGTAGRLREGKGTSWEGGVRVPCIMRWPGQIPAGTTSNAMLMTIDIFPTVAARLGLSLPQHKIDGLDCWPLIAGEPGAKNPHEAYLYYYEQNQLQAVVTGDGRWKLQLPHVYRTLAGQSGGRDGAPAVYQNVKIESPELYDLENDLGETKNVASEHADIVQRLLAVAEQAREDLGDALTKRIGNGVRKPGQLTN; encoded by the coding sequence ATGTTCGCTCGCTCACCTCGCCAGTCCTTCGCTCTGGAATGTTTCTCGTTTGGTTTGCGCCTGGCGACGCTCGCGGTCGCCGTCGCCGCGATGCTTCCCGGCGCGCTGGCCTGGGCCGCGCCGGCGGATCGCCCGCCGAACATCGTGATCGTCTTCACCGACGATCAAGGGTATGGGGACGTCGGCTGTTTCGGGGCCACGGGGTTCAAGACGCCGAACCTCGATCAACTGGCGGCCGGTGGTTGTAAGTTCACCAACTTTCACGTGGCCCAGGCGGTTTGCTCGGCGTCGCGTACGGCCCTGCTGACCGGTTGCTATCCGAATCGGCTCGGCATCCACGGCGCGCTGGGCCCCCGCAACACACACGGCATCGCCGACAGCGAAGTGACGCTGGCCCAGCTACTGAAGCAGCGCGGCTACGCGACGGGCATTGCCGGCAAGTGGCACTTGGGACATCACCCGCAGTTTCTGCCGACGCGACATGGGTTCGACGAGTATTACGGTCTGCCCTATTCGAACGACATGTGGCCTGAGCATCCGAGCAACAAGAAGCAGCCGCCGCTGCCGATGATCGAAAACGAAAAGATCGTGAACGCGAACGTCACGCACGACGATCAACGACAATTGACGCGGCAATACACCGAGCGGGCGGTGTCGTTCATCGAACGGCATCGCGCCGAGCCGTTTTTCTTTTACCTGGCCCACAGCATGCCCCACGTGCCGCTGCACACTAGCGACAAGTTCACCGGCCGCTCGGCACAGGGTGCCTATGGCGACGTGATCGAGGAAGTCGATTGGTCGGTCGGGCAGGTGATGCAAACGCTCGATCGCCTGGGGCTGAAAGAGAACACCTGGGTGATCTTCACGACCGATAATGGGCCGTGGCTGTCGTACGGCAATCATGCCGGCACGGCGGGGCGGCTGCGCGAAGGGAAGGGGACCAGTTGGGAAGGTGGCGTGCGGGTGCCCTGCATCATGCGCTGGCCCGGACAGATTCCCGCCGGCACGACCTCCAACGCCATGCTGATGACGATCGATATCTTCCCGACCGTGGCGGCGCGACTGGGGCTATCCTTGCCCCAGCACAAGATTGACGGGCTCGATTGCTGGCCGCTGATCGCTGGGGAGCCGGGGGCCAAGAACCCGCACGAGGCGTACCTGTACTACTACGAGCAGAATCAACTGCAAGCGGTCGTCACGGGCGACGGCCGGTGGAAGCTGCAACTGCCTCACGTCTATCGCACGCTGGCCGGCCAGTCCGGGGGCCGCGACGGCGCGCCGGCCGTTTATCAGAACGTGAAGATCGAGTCGCCCGAGTTGTACGACCTGGAAAACGACCTTGGCGAAACGAAGAACGTGGCCAGCGAGCACGCGGACATCGTCCAGCGATTGCTAGCCGTGGCCGAGCAAGCACGCGAAGACTTGGGAGACGCGCTGACCAAACGCATCGGCAACGGCGTACGCAAGCCGGGGCAGTTGACAAATTAG